The Providencia rettgeri genome includes a window with the following:
- a CDS encoding Protein of uncharacterised function (DUF1481) — translation MLSACSSNAPKLPEFSASGFIADDGVIRMWRLNNAKSQPLVLMVVYSPYKGTDTSVNFFEYRSGNLWQIRSQILNQKNGDITEQLRFDKNNDVIFMQRAQDGHKTSLSADEITRWRFEAERVLETNTALIVGGIKLYQGRWQQGKVTTCEGDVREVTFEPYSEKWLQNRAKVWHSQLNLAWLESSEGNQLLMVADTDFCRWQPSKDSL, via the coding sequence ATGCTAAGCGCCTGTTCTTCTAATGCACCAAAGCTACCTGAGTTTAGTGCAAGCGGTTTTATTGCCGATGATGGCGTCATTCGTATGTGGCGGCTAAATAATGCAAAAAGCCAACCTCTGGTCTTAATGGTGGTTTATAGCCCCTATAAAGGCACAGACACTTCCGTTAATTTCTTCGAGTACCGCTCTGGTAACCTCTGGCAAATTCGTAGCCAAATCTTGAATCAAAAAAATGGTGATATCACCGAACAATTACGCTTCGATAAAAATAATGACGTTATTTTTATGCAGCGTGCTCAAGATGGCCATAAAACATCACTTTCGGCTGATGAAATCACGCGTTGGCGCTTTGAAGCGGAACGAGTACTTGAGACAAACACCGCACTGATTGTTGGCGGCATCAAACTCTATCAAGGTCGCTGGCAACAAGGAAAAGTGACCACCTGTGAGGGGGATGTGCGTGAAGTGACTTTTGAACCCTATTCTGAAAAGTGGTTACAAAACCGTGCGAAAGTGTGGCATTCCCAGCTAAATTTAGCGTGGTTGGAGTCTTCAGAGGGAAACCAGCTTTTGATGGTGGCGGATACTGATTTTTGCCGCTGGCAGCCTTCTAAAGATTCTTTGTAA